Proteins from a single region of Schistocerca gregaria isolate iqSchGreg1 chromosome 3, iqSchGreg1.2, whole genome shotgun sequence:
- the LOC126353974 gene encoding NADH-ubiquinone oxidoreductase chain 5-like encodes MAGLGANFEFDLKKIIALSTLRQLGLIIRILAIGYPKLAFFHLLAHALFKALLFICAGSIIHNLKDSQDIRFIGSIVNFIPLTSVCFNVSSLSLCGIPFLAGFYSKDLILEMVCLR; translated from the coding sequence atggctggattgggcgctaattttgagtttgatttaaagaagattattgctctttctactttaagacaacttggtttaataataagaattttggctataggttatccaaagcttgcattttttcatttattggcccatgctttatttaaggcattattatttatatgtgcaggttcaataattcataatttgaaggattctcaggatattcgttttataggatcaattgttaatttcatacctttaacttcagtttgttttaatgtttctagtttatctttgtgtggaataccttttttagcgggattttattcaaaggatttaattcttgagatggtttgtttaagatga